In a genomic window of Gemmatimonas sp.:
- a CDS encoding sugar phosphate isomerase/epimerase family protein: MRFGINSLNFTDTFLEQDLPLLDHTRALGFDVLEITPVDPDRFPARQVREAAANAGVAVNANFALLESGNPVSPDAASRQRAVDLSKQVIDLCAEADVEIYCGANYCSWRCFTGKSRTADEWLWGVETFRRICEYAQTAAPGLVLAVETLNRFESYFLNTAADARRFVDEVGLPNAMVHLDTFHMIREEDDMRAAILSCGDKLGYFHACGSQRGIPGRDLVPWDTALTALRDTGYRNTITIESFHPDKSLAPLVAVWRHFADSPEQLAVEGLDFVRRKVAEVYGPSFLTPGRS; this comes from the coding sequence GTGCGATTCGGGATCAATTCGCTCAACTTCACCGACACCTTTCTCGAGCAGGACCTTCCGTTGCTCGACCACACGCGTGCCCTCGGGTTCGACGTGCTGGAGATCACCCCGGTCGACCCCGACCGCTTTCCCGCGCGCCAGGTAAGGGAGGCGGCCGCCAACGCCGGGGTGGCGGTGAATGCGAATTTCGCGTTGCTGGAGTCGGGCAACCCCGTGTCGCCGGATGCCGCGTCGCGGCAGCGCGCGGTCGATCTGTCGAAGCAGGTCATCGACCTGTGTGCCGAGGCCGATGTCGAGATCTATTGTGGCGCGAACTACTGCTCGTGGCGCTGTTTCACGGGAAAGAGTCGGACGGCGGATGAGTGGTTGTGGGGCGTGGAGACGTTCCGACGCATCTGCGAGTACGCGCAGACGGCGGCGCCCGGACTGGTCCTCGCCGTCGAGACGTTGAACCGTTTCGAGTCGTACTTCCTTAACACCGCCGCCGACGCGCGTCGATTCGTCGACGAGGTGGGCCTGCCGAACGCGATGGTCCACCTAGACACGTTTCACATGATCCGCGAAGAGGACGATATGCGCGCCGCCATTCTCAGCTGCGGCGACAAGCTCGGCTACTTCCACGCCTGCGGCAGCCAGCGAGGCATTCCCGGTCGCGATCTGGTCCCCTGGGACACCGCGCTCACGGCGCTCCGCGACACCGGCTACCGCAACACCATCACCATCGAGTCGTTCCACCCCGACAAGAGCCTCGCGCCGCTCGTTGCCGTCTGGCGCCACTTCGCGGATTCGCCGGAACAGCTCGCCGTTGAAGGACTCGACTTTGTCCGGCGCAAGGTGGCCGAGGTGTACGGTCCCTCGTTTCTCACGCCGGGGCGCTCATAA
- a CDS encoding DJ-1/PfpI family protein, protein MDKLNVGILIYDNVDVLDLAGPFEVFSRVRLVPGMKSREDSESAPFNPFTIAKTSDPVALTGRFMVMPNYTFASAPKIDILLVIGGLGAIAKAKDQETIEWIARMAGQASHTLSVCTGAILLTAAGLTKGGRRITTHWAAFDYLAAMDPTLTVDREVRLVDHGAMKHSGGIACGIDLAFHLVEELYGKDVADETAHFIEYHRNPITPR, encoded by the coding sequence GTGGACAAGCTGAACGTCGGCATCCTGATTTACGACAACGTCGATGTCCTCGACCTTGCCGGGCCGTTCGAGGTGTTCTCTCGCGTCCGGCTCGTGCCCGGAATGAAGTCGCGCGAGGACAGCGAGAGCGCCCCGTTCAACCCGTTCACCATCGCCAAGACGAGCGACCCGGTCGCCCTCACGGGCCGGTTCATGGTGATGCCGAACTACACATTCGCGAGCGCGCCGAAGATCGACATTTTGCTCGTCATCGGTGGGCTCGGCGCCATCGCCAAGGCCAAGGATCAGGAGACGATCGAGTGGATCGCGCGGATGGCGGGCCAAGCCTCGCACACGTTGTCGGTGTGCACTGGCGCCATCCTGCTGACTGCAGCCGGACTGACCAAGGGGGGGCGCCGCATCACTACCCACTGGGCGGCGTTCGACTACCTGGCGGCGATGGACCCGACGCTGACCGTCGATCGCGAGGTCCGCCTCGTCGACCACGGCGCCATGAAGCACTCGGGCGGTATTGCCTGCGGCATCGACCTCGCCTTCCATCTGGTCGAGGAGCTGTATGGAAAGGATGTCGCCGACGAGACGGCGCATTTCATCGAATACCACCGCAATCCCATCACGCCCCGATAG
- a CDS encoding DUF1059 domain-containing protein yields MSGAKKVCCDCGTVIRAGTDAQLIADVQAHATSVHKLTLTPDQILSMAEPD; encoded by the coding sequence ATGAGCGGTGCCAAGAAAGTGTGCTGTGACTGCGGGACCGTGATCCGAGCCGGCACGGATGCGCAGCTGATCGCCGACGTGCAGGCTCACGCCACGTCGGTCCACAAACTGACGCTGACCCCGGACCAGATCCTGTCGATGGCGGAGCCTGACTGA
- a CDS encoding TMEM175 family protein, giving the protein MTTPRSTYPTERLGALSDGVFSIVLTLLVLDLKMPDVARGADQSRMLIADLESQIPNLIAWLISVVLVARFWIAHHAIVASLARCHVGTMVRNFVVLALVSLVPFAASLIGRYEFESVAVLVFAALMGMTGLSLGFFAHHARTAHELRRQLPLGDLNWHWSYHARILPTFSACTMLLLTVDEVAAVAVWGLEPLLAMGVARRMRGREATTSDLLSEERSE; this is encoded by the coding sequence ATGACGACTCCAAGATCGACCTATCCCACCGAGCGTCTCGGTGCACTGTCCGACGGTGTCTTCTCGATCGTGCTGACGCTCCTCGTGCTCGATCTCAAGATGCCCGATGTCGCGCGGGGTGCCGATCAGTCACGGATGCTCATCGCCGACCTCGAGTCGCAGATCCCGAACCTGATCGCGTGGCTGATCAGCGTCGTTCTTGTGGCGCGCTTCTGGATCGCACACCACGCGATCGTGGCGAGTCTGGCGCGGTGTCACGTGGGGACCATGGTCCGGAACTTCGTGGTGCTGGCACTTGTGTCGCTGGTCCCCTTCGCCGCCTCGCTGATCGGCCGCTATGAGTTCGAATCGGTCGCGGTGCTCGTCTTCGCCGCGCTCATGGGGATGACCGGGTTGAGCCTGGGGTTCTTCGCCCATCACGCGCGCACAGCGCACGAGCTGCGTCGGCAGCTCCCGCTCGGGGACCTCAACTGGCACTGGTCCTATCACGCGCGCATCCTGCCGACGTTTTCGGCGTGCACCATGTTGCTGCTTACCGTGGATGAGGTCGCCGCCGTGGCAGTGTGGGGGCTGGAGCCGCTGCTGGCAATGGGTGTGGCTAGGCGAATGCGGGGGAGAGAGGCGACCACGAGTGACCTGCTCTCCGAGGAGCGTTCGGAATGA
- a CDS encoding GMC family oxidoreductase, with protein sequence MYDAVVVGSGVSGSIIANELAQQGYSVLVLEAGAGNDFTIADYETSLKRFYTSATKDNNSPYAANANAPMPRGPDTVKLLPGRPHTAGYIVQNGPLELDSTYTRVVGGTTRHWEGKALRMLPEDFTMRTRHGQGLDWPISYDSLLPYYARAEAELGVSADVEDQGYLGISFEPGYVYPMRKIPVSYLDQVIARRVDGAEVVIDGETFCMAVRSTPQARNGAPNPDYDHGKGYIAASAVSTHQDEMGQRCQGNNNCVPICPVQAKYDARRTLVKALESGRVHLLPQTVGSRVVIDPDNGRVTGIEYQAYHDLSSPEHVTGTVRGRVFVLATNAVENARLMLASGLPGRSGLVGRNLMDHAYLLTWALMPEVVGTWRGSQCTSGIEDLRGGTFRRRQAAFRVGIHNDGWGWATGAPYTDLLTLVDDQNKFGMSLQRGLVDRLSRQLLLDFMVEVLPDPANRITVDPDHRDQLGNMRPVMSYRLNDYVLDGVAFARQLSRRIYQRLGAEDHTTYSPLEPGWVDYQGKGYVIRGGNHWAGTHLMGSSASNSVVDHTQRSWDHANLYLVGSGSMPSIGTANTTLTLSALCFRSAEHIAKELGASLAAVSAS encoded by the coding sequence GTGTACGATGCCGTCGTCGTCGGATCGGGCGTCAGCGGGTCGATCATCGCCAACGAGCTGGCCCAGCAAGGGTACAGCGTGCTGGTCCTCGAGGCCGGCGCCGGTAATGACTTCACCATCGCCGACTACGAGACCAGTCTCAAGCGTTTCTACACGTCGGCGACGAAGGACAACAATTCACCGTACGCGGCCAACGCGAACGCGCCCATGCCGCGCGGACCCGATACGGTCAAGTTGCTGCCGGGCCGTCCCCATACCGCTGGCTATATCGTGCAGAACGGGCCGCTGGAACTCGACAGCACGTATACGCGCGTCGTCGGCGGCACCACGCGGCACTGGGAGGGCAAGGCCCTCCGCATGCTCCCCGAAGACTTCACGATGCGCACCCGGCACGGCCAAGGCCTCGACTGGCCCATCAGCTACGACTCGCTGCTGCCGTACTACGCGCGCGCCGAAGCCGAACTCGGCGTGTCGGCCGATGTGGAAGACCAGGGCTACCTCGGGATCAGCTTCGAACCGGGGTATGTGTATCCGATGCGCAAGATCCCGGTATCCTACCTCGACCAGGTTATTGCCCGTCGGGTCGACGGCGCGGAGGTCGTGATCGACGGTGAGACCTTTTGCATGGCGGTGCGCAGCACACCACAGGCGCGGAACGGTGCTCCGAACCCCGACTATGACCACGGCAAGGGCTACATCGCCGCCAGCGCCGTCAGTACGCACCAGGACGAGATGGGGCAGCGGTGTCAGGGCAACAACAATTGCGTGCCCATCTGCCCCGTCCAAGCGAAATATGACGCGCGCCGCACCCTCGTGAAGGCGCTCGAGTCGGGGCGCGTCCACCTGCTACCGCAGACCGTCGGGTCGCGCGTCGTCATCGATCCCGACAACGGTCGCGTGACGGGCATCGAGTACCAGGCGTACCACGACCTGTCGTCGCCTGAGCACGTCACTGGCACCGTGCGCGGCCGCGTCTTCGTGCTCGCCACTAACGCGGTCGAGAACGCCCGCTTGATGCTCGCCTCCGGCCTCCCGGGGCGCAGTGGGCTCGTGGGGCGCAACCTGATGGATCACGCCTATCTGCTCACGTGGGCGCTCATGCCCGAGGTTGTTGGCACGTGGCGGGGGTCCCAGTGCACCTCGGGCATAGAGGATCTGCGCGGCGGGACGTTCCGTCGCCGCCAGGCCGCGTTCCGCGTCGGCATCCACAACGACGGCTGGGGTTGGGCCACGGGAGCGCCCTATACCGATCTCCTCACGCTGGTCGACGACCAGAACAAGTTCGGCATGTCGCTGCAGCGCGGGTTGGTGGACCGCTTGTCGCGCCAGCTCCTCCTCGACTTTATGGTCGAGGTGCTCCCCGATCCGGCCAATCGCATTACCGTGGACCCCGATCACCGCGACCAACTCGGCAACATGCGCCCGGTGATGTCGTACCGGCTCAACGACTATGTGCTCGACGGCGTCGCCTTCGCCCGCCAGTTGTCGCGCCGCATCTATCAGCGGCTCGGAGCGGAGGACCACACCACGTACTCGCCACTGGAGCCGGGGTGGGTGGATTACCAGGGCAAGGGCTACGTCATCCGCGGTGGAAACCACTGGGCGGGCACGCATCTCATGGGTTCCAGCGCATCGAACTCGGTGGTCGACCACACCCAACGCTCGTGGGATCACGCGAACCTATACCTCGTCGGCTCCGGCAGCATGCCCTCGATCGGAACGGCGAACACCACTCTGACCCTGTCGGCGCTCTGTTTCAGGAGCGCCGAACACATCGCCAAGGAATTAGGCGCCTCCCTCGCCGCCGTGTCGGCAAGCTGA
- a CDS encoding PPC domain-containing DNA-binding protein — MHHRVVNNDNGRRTVVARLEMGEEAVATLTALAHELQLGASSIMGVGGFERLTVGFFDFANRTFHKNEVDEQVELLSMLGNVAETADGQPSLHIHVVVGRIDASTRGGHLVEGIVRPTMEVVIEESPGHLKRTHDDQTGLTLLRP; from the coding sequence ATGCATCACCGGGTGGTAAACAACGACAATGGCCGTCGCACGGTTGTGGCGCGGCTGGAGATGGGGGAAGAAGCCGTCGCAACGTTGACGGCGCTGGCGCACGAGCTGCAATTGGGGGCGAGCAGCATCATGGGCGTGGGCGGCTTCGAGCGTCTCACCGTGGGGTTCTTCGACTTTGCGAACCGGACGTTCCACAAGAACGAAGTGGACGAGCAGGTGGAACTCCTGTCGATGCTTGGCAACGTCGCCGAGACGGCTGACGGCCAGCCGTCGCTGCACATTCACGTGGTCGTAGGTCGCATCGATGCCAGCACCCGCGGTGGGCACCTGGTGGAAGGCATCGTGCGTCCCACCATGGAAGTGGTGATCGAGGAAAGCCCCGGGCACCTCAAGCGCACCCACGATGACCAGACCGGCCTCACTCTGTTGAGGCCCTGA
- a CDS encoding serine hydrolase domain-containing protein, producing the protein MRPSLYADMPMTGIPVAALASFDQRIPALMRQFGIPGATLRLVEQGRLSLDAPAFALLPDLPAPAGTSPDPRLASITVRDLLQHSGGWNSSVSGDPQFQNIQIATALGITGPASASDIIRYMRGRPLDFAPGTNYAYSNFGYNVLGRIVERVSGQTYEAYVRSVLAPAGITRMVLGRTRPSDRMADEPVYYDRFSTTSVFPGAGTVRFPDGGFSVEAFDAHGGWIASAVDLARFMSAIDRDPQRPDLLTPTSLDAMLARPALSTWTSAAAFYALGMFHRPSPGNWWHDGSMAGTQTWLARYNGGVTIALLFNARDVTGAGFGQQVDPTVSAALNSVTAWPTNNFFSLFR; encoded by the coding sequence GTGCGTCCCTCACTGTACGCCGACATGCCGATGACCGGCATCCCGGTCGCCGCCCTCGCCAGCTTCGACCAGCGCATTCCGGCGCTGATGCGACAGTTCGGTATTCCCGGCGCCACGTTGCGCCTGGTCGAGCAGGGGCGCCTCTCACTCGACGCGCCAGCCTTCGCGCTGCTCCCGGACCTGCCGGCGCCGGCCGGCACGTCGCCCGATCCGCGCCTCGCGTCCATCACGGTTCGCGACCTGCTGCAGCACTCCGGCGGCTGGAATTCCAGTGTGTCCGGCGATCCGCAATTCCAGAACATCCAGATCGCCACCGCGCTCGGCATCACCGGGCCGGCCTCGGCATCGGACATCATCCGCTACATGCGCGGCCGGCCGCTCGACTTCGCACCAGGCACGAACTACGCCTACTCCAACTTCGGCTACAACGTCCTTGGACGCATCGTCGAGCGGGTCAGCGGCCAGACGTACGAGGCGTACGTCCGCAGCGTGCTCGCCCCCGCCGGCATCACCCGCATGGTGCTGGGCCGCACGCGCCCAAGCGATCGGATGGCCGATGAGCCGGTGTACTACGACCGATTCAGCACGACGTCGGTCTTCCCTGGTGCCGGTACGGTACGGTTTCCCGATGGTGGGTTCTCCGTGGAAGCGTTCGATGCACACGGCGGATGGATCGCGTCGGCGGTGGATCTGGCCCGCTTCATGAGCGCGATCGACCGCGATCCGCAGCGTCCGGACCTGCTCACGCCGACGAGCCTCGACGCGATGCTGGCCCGACCCGCCCTCAGCACGTGGACCAGCGCCGCGGCGTTCTATGCGCTGGGCATGTTCCATCGCCCGAGTCCGGGGAACTGGTGGCACGACGGCTCCATGGCCGGCACGCAGACGTGGCTGGCGCGCTACAACGGCGGAGTGACCATCGCGCTCCTGTTCAATGCCCGCGATGTCACCGGAGCGGGATTCGGTCAGCAGGTAGACCCCACGGTAAGCGCGGCGCTCAACAGCGTAACGGCGTGGCCGACGAACAATTTCTTCTCGCTGTTTCGCTAG
- a CDS encoding cupin domain-containing protein, with translation MLAANINDLDLTQCGFDGKPEFRVDANWFIHSGTGAQGSTIVYFEVPTGHTCPGHNHTVEENIFIVEGTAEVTIGDETKTFGKGGLVVIPALERQVIKNVGTDTLKVLGFFPSTTVISGFDEVLHGPPTPSRVVVVPEPGDVMTTYPNV, from the coding sequence ATGCTGGCAGCAAACATCAACGACCTCGACCTGACGCAGTGCGGGTTCGACGGCAAACCCGAGTTCCGCGTCGACGCCAACTGGTTCATCCACTCTGGGACGGGAGCGCAGGGGTCGACGATCGTCTACTTCGAGGTGCCGACCGGCCACACCTGCCCCGGACACAACCACACGGTGGAGGAGAACATTTTCATCGTCGAGGGCACCGCGGAGGTCACCATCGGCGACGAGACGAAAACGTTCGGCAAGGGCGGGCTAGTCGTGATCCCGGCGCTGGAGCGGCAGGTGATCAAGAACGTTGGCACGGACACGCTCAAGGTGCTCGGCTTCTTTCCGAGCACCACTGTCATCAGCGGGTTCGACGAGGTTCTGCACGGGCCGCCGACGCCGAGCCGGGTGGTCGTCGTCCCTGAGCCGGGCGACGTGATGACGACCTATCCCAATGTGTAG
- a CDS encoding DsrE family protein — MGASPRRVVAALLFASLPLAPAASAVGQRPAPPPSAAAMRSGSLLVHITAGPNDPTRAALGFSVAKAALDEGHRVTIFLAGDGVQLIRDGVLASLVGLGTGTLQTLFDGFVAKGGRLYVSSGSAKARGVTEADLAGKPAEFGGPPQLVTLALEHDRVITY; from the coding sequence ATGGGTGCGTCGCCCCGTCGGGTGGTCGCCGCCCTACTGTTCGCCAGTCTGCCCCTCGCGCCGGCCGCGTCGGCCGTAGGGCAGCGTCCCGCCCCGCCCCCCTCCGCCGCCGCCATGCGCTCCGGCAGCCTGCTTGTGCACATCACCGCGGGTCCCAACGACCCGACCCGCGCCGCCCTGGGGTTCAGCGTGGCCAAGGCGGCCCTCGACGAGGGACACCGGGTGACGATCTTTCTCGCCGGCGACGGAGTGCAGCTGATCCGCGACGGGGTGCTGGCGTCGCTCGTGGGGCTGGGCACGGGCACGCTCCAGACGCTCTTCGACGGCTTCGTGGCGAAGGGTGGCCGCCTCTATGTGTCCAGCGGGTCGGCCAAGGCCCGTGGCGTCACGGAGGCCGACCTTGCCGGGAAGCCGGCGGAATTCGGTGGGCCGCCGCAGCTGGTGACGCTCGCGCTCGAGCACGATCGCGTGATCACGTATTGA
- a CDS encoding ferritin-like protein, which yields MGLTRITNVEALRAHLYAALQLEHATIPPYLTALYSIHPGTNTEALHIVRAVVVEEMLHLTLAANILNAVGGTVDLTQPGFVPTYPAYLPDGETDFAVGLGRFSKDAVETFLKIERPGHAGDTRPRTVRRTTEAGKRTLPASHAGEDEHFYSIGEFYEEISQSLGALHEEMAARGETLFSGDPARQVVPEYYYSGGGEVIAVTDLASAQAAIRLISEQGEGMGKAIFDYEGELSHYFRFEQLVLGRYYQTGDAAGHPTGAPVAVDWDAVYPLKANARVSDYPEGSDLRAAAEEFNRTYKTFLALLTRAYGGEPQLLIPAVGDMFRIKELCLRLMRNPIDDDGGVHAAPTFEMEG from the coding sequence ATGGGCCTCACACGCATCACCAACGTTGAAGCGTTGCGCGCGCACCTGTATGCCGCGCTGCAACTGGAACATGCGACCATCCCGCCGTACCTCACGGCGCTCTACTCCATCCACCCTGGCACCAATACCGAGGCGTTGCACATCGTTCGCGCCGTCGTCGTCGAGGAGATGCTGCACCTCACCCTGGCCGCCAATATCCTCAACGCCGTGGGCGGCACGGTGGACCTCACGCAGCCCGGTTTTGTCCCAACCTACCCCGCGTACCTGCCCGACGGTGAGACCGACTTCGCGGTCGGCCTCGGCCGCTTCTCGAAGGACGCGGTCGAGACGTTCCTGAAGATCGAGCGGCCGGGGCATGCGGGGGACACCCGACCGCGGACGGTGCGACGGACGACCGAGGCGGGCAAGCGCACCCTGCCCGCGTCTCACGCGGGCGAGGATGAGCACTTCTACAGCATAGGCGAGTTCTACGAAGAGATCAGCCAAAGTCTCGGCGCGTTGCACGAGGAGATGGCCGCGCGTGGCGAGACGTTGTTCTCTGGTGATCCAGCGCGACAAGTGGTGCCCGAGTACTACTACTCGGGCGGCGGTGAGGTCATTGCCGTGACCGACCTCGCCTCGGCGCAGGCAGCGATCCGGCTCATCTCGGAGCAAGGAGAAGGCATGGGCAAGGCCATCTTCGACTACGAGGGTGAACTGTCGCACTACTTCCGATTCGAGCAATTGGTGCTCGGGCGCTACTACCAGACCGGCGACGCGGCAGGTCACCCCACCGGTGCCCCGGTAGCCGTGGACTGGGACGCCGTATACCCGCTCAAGGCCAATGCCCGAGTCTCCGACTACCCCGAAGGCTCGGACCTGCGCGCCGCCGCCGAGGAATTCAATCGCACGTACAAGACGTTCCTGGCGCTGCTTACCCGTGCCTACGGGGGCGAGCCCCAGCTGCTGATCCCAGCGGTGGGTGACATGTTCCGCATCAAGGAGCTCTGCCTGCGACTCATGCGAAACCCGATCGACGACGATGGGGGCGTGCACGCCGCGCCGACCTTCGAGATGGAGGGGTGA
- the iolE gene encoding myo-inosose-2 dehydratase: MFDQSKVFLGITPTVWTNDDFQSLGDDIGFEQCISEMALAGFQGCSVGHKFPKDPVTLKAALDLRGLRVSEPWASTYFTIADMEARTMASFQEQLAFIKAMGGTDIVVAELGRAVHQQPVSLLPNRPVMNDAEWRLLTEGLNRLGRIARDEGMRLCYHHHLGTVVQSRADVDRLMAETDPEVVFLLLDTGHLLVAGDDPLAMTRAHANRIKHVHLKDIRLDVWHAVQARHGSFFEGVMAGFFTVPGDGVIDFRPILQTLSDHGYEGWLMVEAEQDATQAHPLTYALKARAYLRDVIGW; this comes from the coding sequence ATGTTCGATCAATCGAAGGTATTCCTCGGCATCACGCCGACGGTCTGGACCAACGACGACTTCCAGTCGCTGGGCGACGACATCGGCTTCGAACAGTGCATCAGCGAGATGGCGCTGGCCGGCTTCCAGGGATGCAGCGTTGGCCACAAGTTCCCGAAGGATCCGGTGACGCTCAAGGCCGCGCTCGACCTGCGTGGCCTGCGTGTGTCGGAGCCGTGGGCCAGCACATACTTCACGATCGCCGACATGGAAGCGCGCACCATGGCGAGCTTTCAGGAACAGCTGGCCTTCATCAAGGCGATGGGCGGCACCGACATCGTCGTCGCCGAGCTTGGCCGTGCGGTGCACCAGCAGCCGGTGTCGCTCCTGCCGAACCGGCCCGTGATGAACGATGCCGAGTGGCGGCTGCTCACGGAGGGCCTCAATCGCCTGGGGCGCATCGCCCGCGATGAGGGAATGCGCCTCTGCTACCATCATCACCTCGGCACCGTGGTGCAGTCGCGTGCCGACGTGGATCGCCTCATGGCGGAGACCGATCCCGAGGTGGTCTTCCTTCTCCTCGACACCGGGCATCTGCTCGTGGCAGGCGACGACCCCCTGGCCATGACTCGCGCCCACGCCAATCGCATCAAGCACGTGCACCTCAAGGACATCCGACTGGACGTGTGGCACGCGGTGCAGGCGCGACACGGCAGTTTTTTCGAAGGAGTGATGGCGGGCTTCTTCACCGTACCTGGAGATGGAGTGATCGACTTCCGCCCAATCCTCCAGACGTTGTCCGACCACGGCTACGAAGGGTGGCTCATGGTCGAGGCGGAGCAGGACGCGACGCAGGCGCACCCGCTCACCTACGCGCTCAAGGCGCGAGCCTACCTGCGCGATGTCATCGGCTGGTAG